Proteins encoded in a region of the Sporichthyaceae bacterium genome:
- a CDS encoding polysaccharide deacetylase family protein, whose protein sequence is MDVRRAFGLLGLTGLVGAMPLFLCSAPIRPPAHARPNAIALTSVARALYTTPDLRALPDVTADVPVVQAQPHPDCLVLRCVALTFDDGPGPYTTRLLGLLAAANVRATFFLIGESARDFPDQVRAEQAQGEEVGDHSWSHPQLTHLDDPQVADQFNRTADEIASLDGQRPTLIRPPYGAVDARVNSVLGDQGAPEILWSVDTLDWLHRNPDSVYERAMHDVRPGSIILMHDIHPTTVDAVPRLIDALKSQGYTLVTVSQLFGGTLEPGKLYFGREKEWTEHNQPEQTPSPDPSIAAALTE, encoded by the coding sequence ATGGACGTCCGGCGCGCATTCGGCCTCCTGGGCCTCACCGGCCTCGTCGGCGCGATGCCGCTGTTCCTCTGCTCTGCACCCATCCGCCCCCCCGCCCACGCCCGGCCGAACGCGATCGCCCTGACCTCCGTCGCCCGGGCGCTCTACACAACACCCGACCTCCGCGCCCTACCCGACGTCACCGCCGACGTCCCCGTCGTCCAAGCCCAACCGCACCCCGACTGCCTGGTCCTGCGCTGCGTCGCCCTCACCTTCGACGACGGCCCCGGCCCCTACACCACGCGCCTGCTTGGCCTGCTCGCCGCGGCCAACGTACGCGCCACGTTCTTCCTCATCGGCGAATCCGCCCGGGACTTCCCCGACCAGGTACGCGCCGAGCAGGCGCAGGGCGAAGAGGTGGGCGACCACAGCTGGTCGCACCCTCAGCTCACCCACCTCGACGACCCGCAGGTCGCCGACCAGTTCAACCGCACCGCCGACGAGATCGCGTCCCTGGACGGACAGCGCCCGACCCTGATCCGCCCGCCGTACGGCGCAGTGGACGCCCGGGTGAACTCCGTGCTCGGCGACCAGGGTGCACCGGAAATCCTCTGGTCCGTGGACACCCTGGACTGGCTGCACCGCAACCCGGACTCGGTCTACGAGCGCGCCATGCACGACGTGCGGCCCGGCTCGATCATCCTCATGCACGACATCCACCCGACCACCGTCGACGCCGTGCCGCGCCTCATCGACGCACTGAAAAGTCAGGGGTACACCCTTGTGACGGTCAGTCAGCTATTCGGCGGCACCCTGGAGCCCGGTAAGCTCTACTTCGGCCGCGAAAAAGAATGGACTGAGCACAACCAGCCCGAGCAGACGCCATCGCCGGACCCGTCCATCGCCGCGGCACTGACTGAGTAG
- a CDS encoding LLM class F420-dependent oxidoreductase: MDLGSYGIWQSTAKATPDVAVEAEQLGFGSIWVGASPAAKLTEVEDILDATERIKVATGIVNIWAVPAEDASASYHRLEAKHPGRFLLGVGIGHPEKTSQFRDPYQTTVEYLERCAAEGVPADRMCLAALGPKVLKLAAQRTAGAHPYLTTPRHTAEAREIVGPNVLLAPEHKVVLDTDPERARALARPTVQFYLQLVNYRRSLLRIGFTEDDLANGGSDRLVDALALHGDAKTVAAGLRAHTEAGANHVSIQVLGDELSAGHRALAEALELA; encoded by the coding sequence ATGGATCTCGGCAGCTATGGCATCTGGCAGTCCACGGCGAAGGCGACCCCGGACGTCGCGGTCGAGGCGGAACAACTGGGCTTCGGCTCGATCTGGGTGGGCGCATCACCCGCGGCGAAGCTGACCGAGGTCGAGGACATCCTCGACGCCACCGAGCGGATCAAGGTGGCCACCGGCATCGTGAACATCTGGGCCGTGCCGGCCGAGGACGCGTCCGCGTCGTATCACCGCCTGGAGGCCAAGCACCCGGGCCGGTTTCTGCTCGGCGTAGGCATCGGGCACCCCGAGAAGACCTCGCAGTTCCGCGACCCGTACCAGACCACCGTGGAGTACCTCGAGCGCTGCGCGGCCGAGGGTGTACCGGCCGACCGGATGTGCCTGGCCGCGCTCGGGCCGAAGGTGCTGAAGTTGGCCGCCCAGCGCACCGCGGGCGCCCACCCCTACCTGACCACGCCGCGGCACACCGCCGAGGCACGGGAGATTGTGGGCCCGAACGTGCTGCTCGCCCCCGAGCACAAGGTCGTGCTGGACACCGACCCGGAGCGAGCGCGCGCGCTGGCCCGACCCACCGTCCAGTTCTACCTGCAACTGGTGAACTACCGGCGCAGTCTGCTGCGTATTGGCTTCACCGAGGACGATCTGGCCAACGGCGGCTCGGATCGACTGGTCGACGCCCTCGCCCTGCACGGCGACGCAAAGACCGTCGCCGCCGGTCTACGCGCGCACACCGAGGCGGGCGCGAACCACGTGAGCATTCAGGTGCTCGGCGACGAGCTGTCCGCCGGGCATCGGGCACTGGCCGAGGCGCTCGAGCTGGCCTGA